The window AGTCCACCTCCACAGGCATgtaattattataatatattttgtttgtttaaccttttatttaactgtGATAGAATGTATCCTATGAGCTCTTAGCTGAGGATCTAAAACACTGCGTGAGTGTTTTGTACTCTTGAAAGAGACAAGGCAGAGTGATTGTTCATTGGCCCTAAAAAGTTCAGAAACAGAATGTCAAACCTGATCTTGAATGTATGGATGGCTGTCCTTGCACCAAAACATAGTTGTCCAAAACCTTGGTCACTATTGACCCTGACCTGACATCTGGTTGTTGGTGCTTATCTGTCTCGCTACATCTGTAGCGCATTCTGCTTGAGACAATTTAAACTGGGTTCACTTTGAACATGACACGTTTCTGTTTGCATGTGTTTGTCTATCTACCTGCATGCCTcgatctgtatctctgtctgtgttcaGGAGACTCAGCGTTTGCTGGCCGAACCCGTTCCTGGAATAAAGGCAGAGCCTGATGAGGCGAATGCACGCTACTTCCATGTGGTGATTTCAGGGCCCCAGGACTCCCCTTTCGAAGGAGGCACCTTTAAACTTGAACTGTTTCTGCCAGAAGAATATCCCATGGCAGCTCCCAAAGTGCGATTCATGACCAAAATCTACCACCCCAATGTGGACAAGCTGGGTAGGATATGCCTAGACATCTTGAAAGGTGAGTTATCCAGATTCAGTTATCATTAGTCACAGTCATGTCCTGACTCAAAGTATGACTCCTTCCTCCACCATTTTCTTTGTCTCTCACAGATAAGTGGTCCCCAGCTTTGCAGATCCGCACAGTACTGCTATCAATCCAAGCATTATTAAGCGCTCCTAACCCTGATGACCCACTTGCAAACGATGTTGCAGAGCAGTGGAAATCAAACGAAGCCCAAGCCATTGAGACAGGTGAGTCAGCGCACGCACGTGTCATGTTCGTGTTTAAAGTGAACCCAGTTTAAATTCTCACCCCTTGGCACGTAAATTATTTTGCATCCTCTGATCAAGAGTACCTATCGCTGAATGTGAACAAAGCCTGGTTTTAAACAGAGGCCGTGTGTGTGAGAAGGAACCAATTACTTACTGCTCTTGTAGTGCTCTTCACTTTAGCCTCCTAAAGTGTCACTGCAGGTCAAATCAATTCAGAGATAGCATTCTTCTTGAAGGAATGTCTTGCTAATACCTGTAGTTAATGAACCCCCTCTCTATGCACCTTGCAGCTCGGACATGGACCAGGCTTTATGCGGGAAACAGCATTGAGGTATAGAAGAAAACAGACGGGCACTGGATGTTAACACAACCAAGATGGTCTCCTTTATTTGCATTTAAAGGACAGTcttagacaacaacaaaaaacaagatAAAAGCAAGCAAAAAAACTGTAAAGAATATATTTAAAAGAAAACAAAACTACTGCAGCCCTCTGGTAATTTTATGGCACATAGCAATGTGTTTTGTCTTTGTTCCGGCTCACTGCTCGAATGCATGGATAGAGGCTGATGCTCAACCACAGTTTTCTGTTTGTCCGGGGGGGGGACACGATAAGTCTCGGTCATACAGTCATACAATGGGTCAGTTTAGTCAAAGGTCAATAAACGGAGGGAGTTAGTGACACAGCCACCAAATACCCACCCATTTGAAAATGTCCTCTTGAGGGTTATGCCGCCTAGCCCCTTGTTGAATTTAGAGTAACCTTTGTTTCCCTCAGACAGTTGAAGTTGTGGGTTTGGAAGTCCTGTGTTTGCAAGCCCTTGGCAGAAGCTCAGACTTGGGAGGTGAGCGTGTCGGTAATGACTTCCTTCTGGGGAGAAAGGTGATCTTTTCATTTTCTTTTAATGCTTTTTTAATTGAATTTTTTCTCTTATGATACTTCATTAAAAGCATGTACTTAACCAAGCTCAGAACATGACTGTTCTAACAAATTAGATCCGTATTGATACTGAGAAGTATCACTTTCGGGGTGTTGATGGGGGGGGTGTACTCCCAATTCTGACATGAAACAACGAGGCATGAAATACTATCATTGTCACTTCATTGCTGAGATCCACACAGACTTGTTGCTTCTGTACTTATTttctgtaaatgttatgttgtagtAAAAATATTTTTGTTATGCCATTTTGTTTGATCTCTTTCTTGCTAGCACAGTACCTACATATTCTGGTAGGTGGTGTTTCATTGCTTTTCCCATACTCTGTCCTCACCCTTGTCTTTTCCACAATTCTCTACTGCAAGTGTATCCAGCATTTAGTTCAACCAACATCCTGAAAGAGGGGAGAAAATCAGATTATGTTCTAATTTATTTATCTTTTTCTAAGGGATTTAGAATGAAAAATCAATGATGATTCGTCATCTAAGCGTCTGGCCTTTAGATTGAGAATGGCTTCCATGTCTCTGGTTAATCCACTCTTCATGTGAAAAAGGCAAAGAGAATCGTGTATTACCGGTGTCTGAAATGATATGGGAAAATAAACAAATGCATTTGCATTTGTGGCTCCTGTAAATAAAATAAGTTGAGTAAGACTcctgtgaatgtgtctgtgtgctgttgtGTATCTGACTAAGGGGACGTGACTCACTTGTTTTGTTTATTGACACGCTTGCTCTGTCTGCGTAGATGGGTTCCTGTATGTCAGGGCCATGCTTGTCTTTAGGGGCCAGTATCTCACAATGGTTTTGTTGTCCTGTCTATATGGCAACAGTGAGCCACTCAGTGGGGGTCATTCTATGTAAATCTTGGCTTTTTGACcagcaatttaaaaaaacattttttaaccaGAACTTAGATAATAGTTAACACCCCTTAACATTGTAAATCACCATAAATGACAGCTTAATGCATTTTAATTTGTTACTACATTCCCCAAAATATCCCTTCTTCCCTTTTTGTCACTGGTGttacatatatttttatttttttatttcacctttatttaaccaggtaggcaagttaagaacaagttctcatttacaattgcgacctggccaagataaagcaaagcagttcgacacatacaatgacacatacgacacagagttacacatggagtaaaacaaacatacagtcaataatacagtataaacaagtctatatacgatgtgagcaaatgaggtgagataagggaggtaaaggcaaaaaaggccatggtggcaaagtaaatacaatatagcaagtaaaacactggaatgctagatttgcaatggaagaatgtgcaaagtagaaataaaaataatggtgtgcaaaggagcaaaattaatgaattaattaaatacagtagggaaagaggtagttgtctgggataaattataggtgggctatgtacatgtgcagtaatctgtgagctgctctgacagttggtgcttaaagctagtgagggagatgtgtttccagtttcagagatttttgtagttcattccagtcattggcagcagagaactggaaggagaggcggccaaagaaagaattggttttgggggtgactagagagatatacctgctggagcatgtgctacaggtgggagatgctatggtgaccagcgagctgagataaggggggactttacctagcagggtcttgtagatgacatgtagccagtgggtttggcgaagagtatgaagcgagggccagccaacgagagcgtacaggttgcaatggtgggtagtatatggggctttggtgacaaaacggtttgcactgtgatagactgcatccaatttgttgagtagggtattggaggctattttgtaaattacatcgccaaagtcgaggattggtaggatggtcagttttacaaaggtatgtttggcagcatgagtgaaggatgctttggatgccaattctagatttaactttggattggagatgtttgaaatgggtctggaaggagagtttacagtctaatcagacacctaagtatttgtagttgttcacgtattctaagtcagagccgtccagagtagtgatgttggacaggcgggtaggtgcaggtagcgatcggttgaagagcatgcatttagttttacttgtatttaagagcaattggaggctacggaaggagagttgtatggcattgaagcttgcctggagggttgttaacacagtgtccaaagaagggccagaagtatacagaatggtgtcgtctgcgtagaggtggatcggagactcaccagcagcaagagcgacctcattgatgtatacagagaagagagtcggtccaagaattgaaccctgtggcacccccataaagactgccagagATCCGGACAGCAGactctccgatttgacacactgaactctatcagagaagtagttggtgaaccaggcgaggcaatcatttgagaaaccaaggctgtcgagtctgccgatgaggatgtggtgattgacagagtcgaaagccttggccaggtcaatgaatacggctgcacagtaatgtttctcaTCGATGGCGGTAACTTTAAACAATATACTTTTTTTACAACACCAGTGACAAATTTGCAggcaagatggcatagcagtcagtcACAGTAGCTCAAACCACACttaaattgtaaataaatcacgtAACCGTGTCTATTGACACACCTGTAAATCAATTtaagtaataataaaaaaatccccatcaaaatctgtcaatttaagACATATCTGTTTTattgcatgggctgcgtctcaatatACGGCATCCACCTATGTCGGCATtccacatctgcggtggaaggtggccgagctacagctgTGTTTGTAAATTATTGTAATCAACATTCCTTTCCTTTTACTATAAACTGTGTAACACTCCGGTACTTATTTTGTAATAGTTCTGAAGTAGCACTCATTAGCCAAAAGCGGTCCCCGATGtgtcattgctctctcgctctgctgtgtGCATCTTCCTAGATGTCACTCAAATGGTttggggctgaagctcattgtcTGAAACTCGAATTGCATgaggggaaatgttgttgcacagcttccagaaaaagTCGCTTTCAAACTAGAGATTTTGTGGCTAATCAAGGTGAGAATTCTGCTcctagattatgcatgtatgaactacacattgaccaAAGCGGGaggcaaaaaataataattttactAGTTGCCAAAGttccggagcatgtctttaaggtTAGCATGAAATTACCAAATTAAACTTCAAATTGCTAACATGAAGAGTGCAGACCCACCATGTTCTTTTCAAAACAGCCCTGCCTCCAATGAACCTTTGACCCCGGAAGAATTTGGCAAAGATGTTGAATTTCTTTCAAAGTGGTCATCTATAATGGGGTAACACAAGTGACATGAAATTGAGGGACAGCTATTCCCTATAAATTATACTATTTAGTTGATATTTTAGTTGAAATATTCCACTAAATACTTTTATATTACAACATTTTAAAGTGTGAGAGAAATATATCTTTTTACTCAAAATATGTAACTAAACCACGACTCATTCATGACCCTAGGGAGTAGTACAAGCCAATTTCATGGTATTAAGCATGTTGTAGTaaatacagagcattcggaaagtccacagacctcttgactttttccacattatgttacgttacagccttattgtaaaatgtattaaatagtttgttTCCCCTCATTAATAA of the Oncorhynchus gorbuscha isolate QuinsamMale2020 ecotype Even-year linkage group LG25, OgorEven_v1.0, whole genome shotgun sequence genome contains:
- the LOC124014117 gene encoding ubiquitin-conjugating enzyme E2 N-like, which encodes MAGLPRRIIKETQRLLAEPVPGIKAEPDEANARYFHVVISGPQDSPFEGGTFKLELFLPEEYPMAAPKVRFMTKIYHPNVDKLGRICLDILKDKWSPALQIRTVLLSIQALLSAPNPDDPLANDVAEQWKSNEAQAIETARTWTRLYAGNSIEV